The segment AAAGTTGCATCGAAGGAGGAAGAAATGGAAGAGGAGCCCCCATCATGTTCTTGGAATGACGTAGCGAAACGATTTGACAGATTCTGCTTTATTTCCTCCTTGTTTCTATATGCTATTCAAGTAATCATTTACTTTGGATTATCAGCTTGAACTCCTCTCGTCAACCCAGAGTAGGGGGTAATCTTGATCGTTGTGTATGTAATACAGGATAAATAAGGTACCTCTTCATGTAGTTTATGCGTAATAATATCTTGGAAACAGACATTGGCTGcattattaaagaaaaaatggaaaTCATGTAAACTGCAAGGTACCTGCATATTTGCAATACTTCACGTGATGCATGATTGTGTTGTTTGAATTTTAAGTCCTAGTAAAAAATGATTACTCAAGGAATTGGAATGAATGCATAGAAAAAGTCTTTCACATTTCCTGTCGAGCGACGGAAGAATTCCTATGTGTCGTCTAACCCCTTGTTGTTCGTGAACTCTTGAATAAAGATGACTTCTCCTTTCATTAGAATTGTGTGAATATAACGTTTTACGaaattattgcaatattttcatttcaaattactCTCATTTAGTAATGTGAATGTTTTTTTTAAGGATTATTACCAGTATGATAGTTCTCTATAAACGAATCATCGTTTTCTTGCATACTATGTTAATGCTCTCTCAAATTTGAATTGTTTTACTTCGTACACTAGTAATCATATAAGATGCAACTGAATTGTATTTGATAGTATGGATGATCAAGAACCTTGGAAACGGCCATCAAAGTTTAGGTTTGTCCTAATGGAATGATAACTGTATGGATTATTTGATTATAGATTGATATTCGAGCTACCAAAGCGAAGTTTACTAAATACTTGGGTATACTGCTCctttaaatattaattaaacTATCGAAGTAATGACTTGGGAAATTGTTGTTTTCGGGAGAAGAGGGTTATGGTGTTCTTGTTCGTTAAACCGGGATTTGTTGTTCCTCTAGACCTGCCATTTATTGAGTGGATGTTTCCAGTCACGAAAGACATGCACGAGATAATGGGGGTTGTGGAGGTATTTAGTGAAATTATTAAGATTGGGTTGTGTGTTCAAGTCTAACTTTCTGGTCTGCagtattgtttatgaaattggaatatataattaaaactgATTTCCTTCCTTCAGTCtccttaaggttgatcgatcctcatgtgatgtcataggtttttgcaaaatctttattcaattaaattttgcgaatgatagaaatatatttttcagaggaattttattcactgaataaaataaaaaaaaagtaagcttttgataatgaaaaagtttttattttccatagataatcaattatttataatttaaaaaattgtcaagggcaataactcctatgctggaatttcctctactgcatgtctatgacacaatgatttccctaatatccacaattaatctttatatatctatgaattagcagttttcttaaactgttgacaattaaaatttgtcatttcagtaggtttttattgattttcattattctgtttaacgaaaatgtgtgatttttaaatgttgatatatacttctggttttgtatgtctgacatctttaaaaaggtggcaacatacacattttctttggttattaattaaattaaactatattgagtggaaattaatacagttttccCACTTTTAACCATTCACATTGATAAGTCACGTGAGGATCAATCCACCTTAATTGAATTGGATTCTGCTGACGAGTAAATGTGACCTATTTTTTAACCACCTATCTTTTTCATTAAAAGAAATCAAATCTGAAAATAAGTTTTACTTCTTCACATTTTTTCTTATTAGAAATAAAATCTGATATCCTCAACTCGTATGTGAAAAGCTGAAGaaagcgaacagtgatcaatcttataactccaataaggaatacaaaaacggttgggcaaacacggatccctggacatagcAGAATTgagatcagttgcctaggaggagtaagtatcccctgtcgatcggtcacacccgccgtgagccctatatcttgatcaggtaatcggagttattcgtagttaaaatcagtgtgtcaagaacagcctaaaaattggtatgaacacgtcagagagcagttgacccaatgataggttgtattggcaaactaaatcgttataaacACCATGGAATATGTGAAAAGCTTattttaaacgagacagttTCCGTACAGTGGACGATGTTGATGGTTTCCTTGCTTCCACTGATGTATCCTCAGCTTCTCATCAAAGTATGACAATGGCTCCTTAATAGGCAGCACCTTCTTTGAGCTGAGTTACATTGTATACCTTTTCTCTCTATTTTTCTGTAATTGGTCTCAACCGTTGATACTCGATAAATAATGCACATCAGCTAACTGTTAACAGAGTCCAATTTCACTCAGTACATTTCACTTCCGGGAAGTAAGATCGAACCATTAACATGGTCCAATTTTAATAGGTAGATTTATTACTTACGGAAAGTTAGAGCTACCATAGTCCATTCCATGAAGGAGACAGGTTCGGGAAGTTAACCTCAACATTGCTcaatatcattaaaaagtagattTCAGTTACGAACAGTaagatttatcattaaccaAGTTTATCAACACATGTACAAAGagatgaaacatgaaaacacaactgactttgactacacattgctccgtttacctgatcaagatatagggctcacggcgggtgtgatcggtcaacggGGGATGATCTTCGTAGGCCATCTCTACGGTGTGTTCAGAGATGCTGGTTTGTCCtacccttaattttgtattctatatagGAATGAGATTGATTATTGCTCGTTAGGCCATCCTTAAAAAATTGTATGTTTGCTGTAACGCGACTCAGATTTTTCAGTGTGGGTAGGTAAGTAggctttctttttttttgaaaatcacttactatattgatttgtaaatgagCAAAATTGCGATGTACACTAGGACAACACATTAAAGATTTCAAAACTAATAACTTTACTTCAAGAACTGAACTGGAGTCAAGTTTTCAATGCAGAATGTAAATAGATTGCAATAAACAGGTActggtatatatttatatttacatgtacattctgttCTATATAACACTACCAAGTAGACAATGGGTTTATGGTCTCATGAATTACCATTCTCTCGTGCCAATGTGACGTCACTCAAGCTAGCTTTCAGCCGAAGGTTAGACATATTAGACAAATTTTACCATTAGtcaataaaaaattaatattagAACTTACTAAAAAATATATTCAGGAGATAATGTatttaaatacaaatacattgtaACAACTGTCTAGTTTGGGAGCGTTACAAGTTGATAATGCGATTGGCCCACATAGTGCTTTCACCAGCGTTTATGTCAATTATCATGTGATCTAAACCTAAACAAGAGTTATTCCTTATTTGTATCGTGATACATTAtgtttattttgtgtgtatTGTAGTTTATAGGTATAACATAATTATACTAAATCTCACTTTGAATGTGCCTACTGTTACACACTAATTAGGTACACAAGACACGGACAGCATTCAGACTTTATGAatatataggtacatgtatatatgggcAATATGGAAAGGTATTGCTATTATACATTACAAGTGTAATTATTTGTCAGTCCCAGTCGATCTTCAACAGATACTAAAATAAAGTTATCTATGACTAGAtctatatttaaatgtttatatgtCTTCCATTTTGAAAACCTGTGAATTGTTGTTTGTCAACCAAAAAGTTACGCACTTTTTAGGTACTTGGTGGCTGCATTAAAACGTCGAATGCATTTCTGCTAGGCCTATAGTTTTAACTTGCAATTGGGACTGCTGGTAATCCAAGTCCCTTACAGTGggtatcattttaattttttgtcaaAGTCTATTAAAACACTAATTAATCATATGGACACGCATGATATGTAGAATCAGTGTGTGGGTTGGCAGCAACTGatgacctccgaggtcaatgcacattgGAGATGATGAGCAGGAATTACTGTCATGAAGACAATAATTCATGAATTGACATATTAATATATTGATACGATAGGTTTATGAAGAATATTCAATCACAattatgttattcaatttgttcttttatttttcaattcatttaccgtcagttacagcatATATTGCTTTAAATTGACAGTCACAGTAAACGTGACCATGGACTTGTCCAccatgttggattttttttttttgaatctCAATCTCGatcaaaaaaaaacaaaacaacagcTTTCAGAGTAGCCATAATAAAATTGAGTCGCGGTGTTTTGAGTGGGTCGGTCGCGTTACAGCAAACATACAATTTTTTAAGGATGgccttatcttcactttttcattgaaGAAACTTCTGTTACGGATACTCGTGCCTAACCTTTAACGTGTTTAATTTCATTAACACAGACTTTACTTACAGGATGTCAGATTTAACCGTTTTCATATTCCACTTTGAGCAAGGAGACTTCATTTACAGGAATATTAACTATTAACACTTGCATTGTCAAGGATATAGACACGGGAACTTAACAGTGAACAGTAGTTAATTTTATTAATGAGACTGAAAGTTGCAATTAGAAGTCAAGTTTAACCGTTATCAAAGTTTATTAATTGCTTTAGAGACTCCAGGGAATCGGATTTTACAGTTCACATACTCTCATTTATAGTACGACAATTAAGATTTTCTAAGCCTACTTGGTTTGTTTCCATTCAGACGTTATTGATTTTGCAACAATTTCATATCTAACGCAGAAGGAAAAGATTTGTAATCTAATTCCAATTTCTTTTGTATTATGCTTCAGTATATTTAGAGAAGTATCGAGTTACCAATTAACATAGCAAACAATAAAtcatattgatcactgttcgttatcttcgcctttcatatgaCCCATTTTTCTGTGGTCTGTTGGGAAGTTTCTTTAATGTTCTTGTTATTTACTGTTGTGTATTTCATGATTTTCTGTTTAAAcataaatgatgaaataaaacaaatcaaagctGAGAAGTAATTGTATTAATGTGTGATAGCACTTGACGTAATTAATTTGATCACGGAAACAATCGCCActtaaaaattacaataaactaCAAATCACGTTCATTCTTTTCTGAAGCAAACCAATACCCTTCATTGAAGGTCGTTAAGTCTATCATGATGGCTGCTGGTATAATCACCGCCATTAATCGTTTACAACTCCCTCACGGAATGAAAAACCACGATATCCCGATCACCTATCAAATTAAATGAAGAGTTAGTGGCTAACGAAGATGAAGTTCATGCATTTCACATCAGGTTACTTCATTTGTATTTTCTATTCTGTGTACTCCTACAATGTTACTGACGAGGACCGTCTATATAGGGACttattcaacaactacaataaAGAACTTCGTGCTGGAAATGACAGGGACTACCCACTGAACGTGTCGATGCAATTCTATCTACTTGCAATAAAAGAATTTGTGGAAGCGAGTAGCAAATTCACGATAAATGGCGTGTTTTACACCCATTGGCGGGATGAGAGGTTATCTTGGGTTCCAGCCAAGTACAACAATATTACAAAAACATTAGTATCTCAGGATAAAGTATGGATACCAAATATAGTGAACATAAACCCTTTCAAAGAGGTATACGGACTAGGAAGTAATCTCGTCCAGGTAAATGTGGATAATGAGGGATCCTGTTTTTGGGTGACCATGCAGTCTTTTGAAGTTGTCTGTGACGCAGACGTAACGTACTATCCATTTGATAAGCAGTTTTGCGCACTTAGATTCGTTGCTTATACTGTCGGAGTAGACTGGCTAAATATATATTTCCCAAATTCTAAAGTCACTCTAACGAGTTATGAAGAAAGTGGGTTATGGGAAGTCGAAGACACGACCAACTATTCTCATACAGAAGAAGGTACCACATTTGTAGTGGTCGGGCTACACCTAAAACGGAGGTCTACTTATTATATAGCGAGTCTCTTACTTCCTATGACAGTCGTGGCCATTTTGCAGGCATTCGTTTTCCTTCTTCCCAATGATGCCGGTGAGAGGGTCGGGTTTTCCGTGACTGTTCTTCTCGCAAGCGTGGTTTTCCTGACCATCATTCAGGGGAAACTTCCCGAGGCGTCCGAACCAAATATTTCTGTTCTCGGATTTCTTTTGTTTGGATATGTGATTTTAGGAGCACTTGTTACTCTGTGTGTGATTCTCAGTGCAAATATCCACTCGTTTAAGGAGGACACCTGTATGCCGAAATGGTTAAAAATTTTATGTTGCTTAAAAACAATCGATGCGAAAGGTCCATTTTCAACTAATATTGTGATGAATGTTGAACCACAGAAGGAGGCAAAGGAAAAAGAATGTCGATCGTGGTCTTGGAAGGATGTAGCCAAACGATTTGACATGTTTTGCTTTATTTCCTCATTGTTTCTGTATGTACTTCAAATAATCATTTACTTTGGATTAGCAACTTGAATCCCTCTCCCACAACCTAGCGTTCTTCAGAATACAGAGTGACTTTAATCACCGTGTATGTGATAGTTGATGTACAAAATAACTGCATAAGCAGAATTTTCGTGgagatttaattttggcatcaTTTGCGGGGGTGTTGTGATCGCTAGAATTGAACATCGCTTACAATTTATTCAGTATCGTAGGTTATAGTTACCTTTCTTGGAATGATTAGCTCTCTGGGGAAAATCGCTACATTTGTGTCTCGATAAAAAATTCACTTATACGGTGTCTCCTGACGTAATTTATGAACAATACGATTTTGAAAACGGACTTTGTCTCCCCTATTAAGGAAAATCAAGACAATTGCATATTTCCAGTACTTCAATTTGATCCATGgttgtttccaatgaatttcaagTCCAAATAAAATTAGACAATTCCAGGCACAGTAGCATTAAGACAAAAGTGAAGGTAGACAGATGTTTTTATTTGCTATCATAAGCATATGAACTTATGATGAAGCTTTCCGTCCAATTTTCCATTTGATATACCGCCATCAAGAAGAgaattataatattcatttcttaattcaaGAAATATTCCCATATATAGAGACTTCACCACTGGAAGGCAAAATGTCAAATATTTAGACCTATGCGTGGCACTAAGGTCTGTAGTAGCGAGGTTTCTTGATCGTGGCACGCCTGGTATGAAACAGAACCTCGGTTTTAAAATACtgtccgaaagacccgtgactctcactttACTTCTAAAGGCTGACTATTTGTCAAACGAACACCACCTTTTTGACGTTTTCGGTATGACGCTGAGTTTGTATCCACATCTTTTAAAGtccaagagagagagagagagagagagagagagagagagagagagagagagagagagagagagcacatgcttgtatatcaaatcaattttaatcaaaacatTGCTAAATAACAATTAAAAAGATTTCAATATTCTATGTATTATCTATGATTGTGTGGCTGTTATTTTAGATTGTGATTCAGGCATTGGCAcactaaagaatcctcactgctacggccctgagcgctaagcagaGGTCTgtatttgtggtacttcacctacatcTGCAGGTGatatctcaatatgagtgaaacattctcaacGAGACGCAAAAAAGAACCAAAAACCAGTGCCCCAATTAGTGGCAGggtgttcgcttcgtaaccgggaggtcgcgagttcgagtcccgctcgtgccatggtcgCGTCAAACCAAAGATATCAAAATAGGGAgagattgctcctttgccaaacgctcatCATTTAGAAGAGAGAATCATTTTctttttggatatgaccttaaaaacgaaggtCCCATGTTGCAGCAggcattggcacgttaaaaaaccctcactggtACTCAGCTTTAGCTATCCTGAAATTAACCATTGATCTCAAATTGGAGAACACCGAGAGATGACATGTCTTatttaagaatatataaaaattcataaaGTTCATATCACTTTAGAATTGGAGACGAATCATAACGTTTGTTTATATGACCAAAACAGATAGCAACAGATAgtaaaaaaacccacctaaCTTACTTGGTTACATTGCCTTAGAAATAACATTGGAGAATCTATTGACGAGGCATTTAAGCAATGGGTACTATTTcgccgtttatctgatcaagatgtaCAACTCACGACAAGTATacgtcaacagaggatgcttactcctcctaggtatatatatccagtggtccgtgtttgccctcaagtttgtattctttataggatttatgagatgctcactgttcgttatcttcactttttcattgggTAGGCTGTGGGGTTCGTGAAGCTGAAATGACTTGTTAGTCCGCTAGCAAATTGACTGAGAGCAAGGCATAAATGGGCGTTTGTCATGGAACAATATGACAATTTAGTCAAAGCCTTTTAgagtatttcattttcaatggaTGGTAACGTTTTATTTGATTCTATTTTGTGAGAAATTAGTAAAATCGCTAAAAATCTGTAAGCAGATTTTCTAATACGCCAAAATGTTGTAGAATCTGGATTGTCTACTTTAGTATGTTATTGCCAAAGCAACTAGATAAAGTCGTATGAGAAACTACCCATGTATTAAATCTCAAATTTAAAATGGACCTTGTTTTGTCCAAAGGATAAACGACCCCTCAACTCAGCATTGATCGATCAAAACATGCATAGCCGCAACGGTATTCGTACTTGTAGGTACATCAGGCTAAAGTTTGTCATGATCTGAGTGTAATCAGGTCAGAGTTTATTAGTACCGTcagtaaataaaatacaatttgTAGTCTCAAGAGGTCTATGCTAATCACGAATCCCTCTCTTTCTGTTTCTCTCCTTTataattcataaatgaaaaagtgaatagTGCAAATTTGCAATCTTTAATCAAATATAAATCAATTTAACAAAAACCCAGAAAACATGGTTTTGTGACCGATTGTGTCTGCATTTGGATTACTCGTGGAGCTGACACGTACCCATATTGAACTTCCTGACGTCACTTCCGCAACAATCATCTCACCGCTGTTGCTATACGCGTCAGATTTGCTATCACAGTAAGTGTAGCCGATTGAGTTGCCATCGTTCATGATTTCTATCCCCATACTTTGATGAGGTGCACATTCTACGCCAGAATAGAACACATAGAGGCCGGAGACATCAGCAGAGAAAATCCCAGTGTGCTGGTTATAGCGTGATCCAACATTGCTGAGGACCTTTTCGTAAATAAGGGTTTGTTTTGGAATAAGTGGGTCGTCTGAATACCTATAGGCTGTAAACCCAACACGCTGTACAACGCTTCCACCCACTacaagaaaacaaacaaactcTCGCTGCCATATATGCTACCTCTCTACAATATATAATATCCATTTCAAGTTAGTTGTTTATTACATTTATCCATAATTGTGTGGACTTACTTAGTAGCCTTTTAACATGAGGAGTCAAAGGTCCTGCAGAAGCCTTCCCTTCAGTAGTCGAGCTCTGTTGGTCTGGTTCCCTACAAATTATAATATAGTACTATAATACAGTATTGATGCTGTGATACTAGTTATTCGTTGATAGCAGTTGATTTCTTCTTCTTTGATTCTAGATTAAAAAATAGTCTTCTCTTTATTAATCAGTGTTcttgtatataataaaaaggtgaGCACCTAACCCCAACAAAATAAACTTACTTTACGTCCttatttgtttgatatataAAGATTACAATATTCGGGATCACATGTGCATGTCTCGTAATTTCATAGTACGAACGACAATTGAGTATTAAGGTAAGAACAAAGCAATGAAAACAAGCACTGCGATGGTTAATTACTGAGCTGCAACGTCTTCCCATTGTAGAGAAGGGT is part of the Ostrea edulis chromosome 2, xbOstEdul1.1, whole genome shotgun sequence genome and harbors:
- the LOC125678890 gene encoding complement C1q subcomponent subunit B-like, with protein sequence MTLYSSIFLFLILGIIGVCADGDPMLQNVLRKLSELTSTVQEQNEKIIQLQQIVKTQGCELETLRSTVAQSHHKDTDDRTSGSNKSDNVTLTTAPPTKLYHREPDQQSSTTEGKASAGPLTPHVKRLLMGGSVVQRVGFTAYRYSDDPLIPKQTLIYEKVLSNVGSRYNQHTGIFSADVSGLYVFYSGVECAPHQSMGIEIMNDGNSIGYTYCDSKSDAYSNSGEMIVAEVTSGSSIWVRVSSTSNPNADTIGHKTMFSGFLLN
- the LOC125678732 gene encoding neuronal acetylcholine receptor subunit alpha-6-like, translated to MKFMHFTSGYFICIFYSVYSYNVTDEDRLYRDLFNNYNKELRAGNDRDYPLNVSMQFYLLAIKEFVEASSKFTINGVFYTHWRDERLSWVPAKYNNITKTLVSQDKVWIPNIVNINPFKEVYGLGSNLVQVNVDNEGSCFWVTMQSFEVVCDADVTYYPFDKQFCALRFVAYTVGVDWLNIYFPNSKVTLTSYEESGLWEVEDTTNYSHTEEGTTFVVVGLHLKRRSTYYIASLLLPMTVVAILQAFVFLLPNDAGERVGFSVTVLLASVVFLTIIQGKLPEASEPNISVLGFLLFGYVILGALVTLCVILSANIHSFKEDTCMPKWLKILCCLKTIDAKGPFSTNIVMNVEPQKEAKEKECRSWSWKDVAKRFDMFCFISSLFLYVLQIIIYFGLAT